One Salvelinus fontinalis isolate EN_2023a unplaced genomic scaffold, ASM2944872v1 scaffold_0041, whole genome shotgun sequence genomic region harbors:
- the LOC129842463 gene encoding gastrula zinc finger protein XlCGF17.1-like translates to MGERRDYSGSSGEPQQHHDADEAEKSLSQSELLKKHQQRPTGKKSHRCSDCGKRFNYSSHLKIHQRIHTGEKPFSCDQCGKSFVKSSQLTQHQRTHTGEKSYSCNQCGKSFSTSSYLTVHHRTHTGEKPYSCNQCGKSFSTSSLLTIHHRTHTGEKPYSCNQCGKSFSTSSRLTIHHRTHTGEKYYSCNQCGKSFCQSSNLTLHQRTHTGEKPYSCDQCGKSFVRSGHLTVHQRIHTGEKPYSCGQCGKSFSTSGYLTVHHRTHTGEKPHSCDQCDKSFSTSSQLTIHHRTHTG, encoded by the exons ATGG GAGAAAGACGTGACTAtagtggatcctctggggagcctcaacaacatcatgatgctgacgaggcagagaaaaGTCTCTCCCAATCAGAactcctcaagaaacaccagcagagacccacaggAAAGAAATCTCaccgctgctctgactgtgggaaaagatTCAACTACTCATCACACCTTAAAATACATCAAagaattcacacaggagagaaaccttttagctgtgatcaatgtgggaagagttttgttaaaTCTAGCCAActgactcaacaccagagaacacacacaggagagaaatcttatagctgtaatcaatgtgggaagagtttttctacttctagctatctaactgtacaccatagaacacacacaggagagaaaccgtatagctgtaatcaatgtgggaagagtttttcaaCTTCTAGCCTCCTAACTatacaccatagaacacacacaggagagaaaccgtatagctgtaatcaatgtggaaagagtttttctACTTCTAGCCGCCTAACTatacaccatagaacacacacaggagagaaatattatagctgtaatcaatgtgggaagagtttttgtcaatctagcaatctgacattacaccagagaacacacacaggagagaaaccttatagctgtgatcaatgtgggaagagttttgttcgatctggccatctgacagtgcaccagagaatacacacaggagagaaaccttatagctgtggtcaatgtgggaagagtttttctacttctggctatctaactgtacaccatagaacacacacaggagagaaacctcatagctgtgatcaatgtgacaagagTTTTTCTACTTCTAGCCAGCTGACTatacaccatagaacacacacaggatag